ACATTATAATCTCCTTCTCCAGACCTCATGCTGTTGATAGTTTCCCCATGTTTATTGTGTTTTGCAACAGTCTGCTTCaggttcctttttctgtggtttagtTCGTTATAATCTTTGGTCTACCCAAAATTTCTtatttactttcaaaatacaagcAGGTTTTTGGTCAAACAAGAAGTCAACTAACAGTAGCTGAATGCaatataaaaatccaaaatgaaacaaaaacagttttatataaaaaaggCCATTTCAAAATGGGGAGACTGATGGCAATTAACTACAAAACTTCAGCGATTTATTgtctacaaaaaaattaatCGCTCAACACATTTACTAGAAAAGGGCTGCGGTTAGCACTGTTTCATCAGTGCAAGAAGGTTTTTGGATAGGgcctttcatttttatgttctcCCTGTTCATGTGTCCCTAAAGAAATACCAACCTGACTCAAGTGGTTGTACTAGTTGCCTCTTCTTCTGACCCCTTCTGGGCACATTTGCAAACCACTTGCACAAAGCACCACCTGCTGTTTGGGACTGTGGATGTAGGCATGCTCAGATTTGGATAATACTAATGTAAAAGCAGACCAGTCGGAAGATGAAAGTGGTTAGCAGTCATGCTTGAGTGCTGTACAAAACAGTTGTGTCAAATGCAAACACACCTTTGAAGGCTCAAATGAAAGGACATTAAGCTggcttaaaaaggaaaattgagTTCTTAAATCAAGGCTGaaattttaaagggttaaaaggacTAAACCATGACCAtaactgaaaagcattttttggCCAAATACTAAGGCTGAATCTAAAAAAGCTGCCAACTCTGGACTGAAAAACTTGAAAGATCATAACAGCTTGTACATGGAGGTAAAATGCACATACTGTATGTGCAGGAGTCTtattctttttgtgttttcctgcaGGAATCATCATCATGGCATTGCTTGGGATGTTCAACGTGCACAGACACGGTGCCATCAACTCTGCAGCTATCGTCCTGTACGCTCTGACCAGCTGTGTGTCAGGCTATGTGTCATGCAGCTTCTACACACAGATCAACGGCCAGCGCTGGGTGTGGAACATCATCCTCACATCAACGCTCTTCTCTGGTGAGTTTCATTAGAAGAGTTCCGGATCAGACCACCTGGATCATCTTTCTTCTCCATGCTGGTTCTCACTTTGAGCTTCACataatcaaagcatttgaacaggtgtacctaatgaagtggccagtgagtgtatgaATGCCTTCTTTTCCTCAGCTCCTCTGTTCCTGACATGGAGCGTAGTGAACTCCGTCCACTGGTGGAGCGGCTCCACCCAGGCTCTACCAGCCACCACCGTGTTCCTCCTGCTGGGTGCCTGGGTGCTCGTTGGTTTCCCGCTCACCGTCATCGGGGGTATTGTGGGAAAAAATCGAGCTGGCAGCTTCCAGGCGCCGTGCCGAACTCGCAACATTGCCCGACAGATCCCCACACAGCCTTGGTACAAGCACACGGCTGTGCACATGGCAATCGGCGGCTTTCTGCCGTTCAGGTGAGCTTCTGTTGAGAGTGAAAAAAGGGCAGGAGATTCAGTTGCATTAACACCTTTGTCCTCTTACATATAAAGCAGAGGAGAGAACACAGGAAGCTCActcttcttttcattttttctcctcAGTGCCATCTCAGTGGAGCTGTACTACATCTTTGCCACCGTTTGGGGCAGAGAGCACTACACCCTCTACGGCATCCTGCTGTGTGTCTTCGCCATCCTCCTCTCCGTCGGCGCCTGCATCTCTGTTGCGCTCACCTACTTCCTCCTGTCGGGTGAGGACTACAGGTGGTGGTGGCGGAGCGTGCTAAGCACCGGCTCCACTGGCATCTTCATCTTCGTCTACTCGGTTTTCTACTATCGAAACCGGTCCTCCATGAGTGGCTTGGTGCAGAGCACGGAGTTCTTTGGCTACTCTCTGCTCACAGCTATGGTCTTCTCACTCATGCTGGGCAGTGTGTCGTTCTGGGCCTCACTGGCATTTATTCGCTATATCTACCGGAGCCTCAAGATGGACTAGTCATGAAATGTGCAGACGGCTATAAACAAACATATCTTTATGTTACACATGGACAATCTGCATATCTTCCTCTTGCTCCAGTCATACAAAACACAACAATCACACCTTCTCATGGGAAATGGGAGCAGGAATCAGAGCCTTTGACTCAATTTGACAGTAGCTGATTGAGGTAGGGctgtcatttttgaaagaaGGGATAAATGGCTATATGAAGATATATTTGAGTTATCTGGGAAGTGGGGTGGAATGTGTATTTTAAGGATAAAATGGGATGTTTCACTACAAAGGGATTACTGTGTCCCATCTTGAGTGAATGGGTCAATTGTATGTTGCTTTTGAAGGCTGAGAATTCATTGTAGTTCAGTCTGCGATTACCTGCAAGACTCCCTACTCTGTGGTCTACCAGGACTTGGCAGGATCTACACGTCCTATATTACACTCCCTTAACTTCAAGAAGATTGACTGAGTAGTTTTAATTTATAAAGCCGAAGCTCAAAAGTATAACTTGCAGATATATTCCCAAATACATTGAATTGTGGCAGCCTATTCAGATGTTATAAACATTTTTGCACTGGCCTTGACAAGCACCTCATGGCCCTGCAGTTAAGAAGCGTAAAGATGCCTTGTTGATTGAATAGCTGTTGAAAATGCTGGTGATGGGCACAATGTTGTCATTGCATTCTATGGTCACCATGACTGTGATTTTTGGTTTCTGATGTAAATAGTCTTTTCGATTAAAGCTTTTTAATAGTAATTCCGTCACCTTTGCCTTTCTTCATATTAGGACTGACACCTTTTTAGTCAGTTGGGGTTGACTGGTTGGTCGATGAGCTTCATCCAACTATAATGTCATTGGGGGCGGGGGAAGGTGGCAAATTATCACTTCAAATGCACTGTATCAGCAAATTGCAGCTCTTCTGTTTGGACAGACAGCGTCTCACAGTAACGGTTTGCAAGAGGGAATGTCTGAGTCTGCAGTCACTCAGTGATGGACTCTCTCAAACTTTCAGCTGAACTCCTTGTTcctgtttttcattaatttcaAGAGCTACTATAACAGGTAAACTGTTGGCACAGCCGCTGTCTCACTTCATTGAGAACCCATAATGAGTGAGTGGCAGCTATTTGGTTCTGCTTTCATCTAGTTAtcaattcagatttttttccagaGCTAAATTGTAATGACTCCtttaattctaattttaaattctgttaCAATAgttattctatttttaattacattcaaacatttcaaacaaagcattttggggACCTGATGAAGAAATATGCTGGCACATTAAACATCGTTTTTCTCTCAATATGTGTAATGTGTCCATGAAAATGAAACACTGGTTTACTGTATAATACGTATAGCTTATAGACTTCAGTGTTCACATATAAATGGTTTATCTCTACCTTGATAGCTGTAAAATATACAAGTGTAGCACCTGATATGGGGAATGACAAAGGGCAGAGTTGAtaatcaatcacagcagggtcaacatttaaccattaacaGGAAACCTCATTTTCCCCTATAATGAATTATGGGGATAAAAacttttgagattaaaaatgtcGAAATGATTAATTGCAAgctaaaaatctgagatgaaaagtcaaatttattagttataaatgtcaaaacaaaattatatgtcaaaataatttttgaagGCATATATTAagtagaaagttgaaatcacgAGTTTTACAGATTGAAACATGAGATAAGATTCAATATTAtaactttaaaaggtcaaaaaaagagattaaatATTAatggtgcagtgtgtaatatttagcctagtagcatttagctgaacaaactttgtaaaataaagcaaaacatttttaacacggtctatctaaataagtgtttagtcatctaaattcaaaaatagatattttgaaaataacaactcagaataaacctttgattcatacatagggagggtcccctccatggatgctgccatcttggatttttatatatttccatggtaacatagcgGAAAAacggataaataaagttattgtattgtattgtattgacattacagatacacattaaattcaactggttgccacagtttccagcagaggaatgcaatctagaacccacttctaaatgttgatattcagttttacacactgcacctttaaatcataatctttaatggtaaaaatgtgagtTCATGGTCTAAATTTTGAGTCTGAAAGGTAAAGATATGGGGTAAAAAATTCAAAGATAGGAGTTGGAAGGCACCagataaaataaagataaaaaaaaaaaaaggtcagaatatgactTAATTTATAATTGATCcataaggtcaaaataaaagatacatTCAAAAGTATAAATTGAAAGGTTAAgatatgaaattaaagtcaaaattacaagtttGAGCCATAATTGTGAGTTGCAAAATTAAAGATGAAacgaaaacaaaaaataaatttcttttcCATGTTCCCGACTTTATAATTATTtatactctttactttttcatatttttatgatttaacaaggatagATCAACTCATCAGGGTTAAGTTTACAGTTTTATACAGGGGGAAATCTACAAACCTCATACCACTGggacagttataataaaaaacgTATTTTTGCAGGCCCAAATATTACTGTACCATGGTTCGGATTTGGACCCCTGACCTGGGGAACTACACATTAACACAATGTGGCCCATATTGATATTGAGCCTTGAACATACTGAATGAGACCCTAGTGCCAAAAGACTACCAGATGGTCTTTTCCCAAACTCGCTTTGACTCAGTTCACAGGAGCTCTTAAATGATGTGTAaaatatgtgtgcatgtgtgaatatATTTGCCAGAAGGCAGTAAATCATCCAAATTAAATTATaatcactgaaaacatttgaagtacttttttccttgtttattgcaaatttgacaacctgcacaaatatttaaatgctTGAATGAAGATTTTCTTACAGTGATGTCACCATTGGTGTTTTTCCACTGTTGTCACATGCAATTAATTCTAAAACAGCTTGGAATAAGTTCATGCCTTCATAAATGTGACCATATCTCATACTAGATTCACAGTACATCCAGTTGTTGTTGTGAGCCagaatatttttacaaaaaaatgatgaaagtgtGTCCACATTAGATGTGTATCAGTACTTTGGCttaaaattgtataaaaaaataaaacattgcaACACTTAAATGCATCCAGTTTGAACACATGGTGTCACCAAGCGCAAAGAGCACACCATCGTTAAATAGTTgaatataaaaatagaaactttgGGGTAAAAAGTCAACAGGAAGTATGAACAAGTCCTATGTACAACCAGTCAGACAAAAGACATCTCAGCAGTCAGGAAAAAAGAAGATAAGAGTATAAACACAGCATACAAAGGAATGCCTCATTCTTGTCAAATCAACCATGGCCTACTGGCTGACATTCTTTACTATGACTGGCATCATCGAGCTGCGGATGCTGACAGAATCCCCATCTTTAACTTCAAAGCCAGTGTCATTTCCAGTGTTACTTGCAGAAGTGAATGCGCTGTGGTTGTATTCAATATGACTGACATTAGGTGGCATGGACCAGCCATTTGGCTGAGGCCTGGGAGGCATTCCAGTCTGGGTTGAGCCTGAGGACCAGGATGGGAAGCCAGCAGATCCAGCTGTCGAGCTCATAGCAGCTAAATAAAAGGCCAAGTTCTGAGGAGCTGTTTTCTTGAAGGCTGCCTCCATCATGTGCTGGTTGCAATGCTCCTTTATCTGTGGATGAGTTTCTCCCTGGTACTAGAAGATAAACAGTCACAGGTTAGAATCCAGGTTAGGTTGAAGGTCAATTTTGACTTGTATTACATTAGTTAGTTGTGTTTCGTCGTGCCTTTAAGGCCAGAATCAGACTATGATAAGGCCTCCAATGTGGACGTGTTGATCTATGTGTATGCCATTGTTTCACTGTTATAGTTTTAACAGGAAATCTTCGCAGCACAATGGTCAGATGCCTCTTCTAAGTAATCTTATACACTCTTCTCTCTTTACATTAGGGGTAAACCTTGGGCGTGCAGCTAATTATGTGAGCAGATATCTGACATTTGGCTAATAAGAtgagaaatctttaaaaaaatctagaaTATTAACACCTCTAGATTCTCAGAGTACcagggcaaaaatagaagagatATCACAGTCTGGCCTTGTGCATTCCTGTCTTAGACACAAGAATAAATGAAGTGCATCATATTTTATggcaaatgtgactaaaaattgCACGACTTTAGCTTCACTGTTTACACTCTCCACAAGTCTTCCCTAAATCCCTGCCTGCAATTCTCTCTGATTGGCAAGAGGTTTGACGGGTTAAAAGATTTGATATGATGCTTAGATAACTAAACACAGTTAAGACTCAGGGTAATATAACAGATTTCTTACAGGTGGGATATGTGGAGGCATGTTGTGGAACATCGGTCCACGTCCCCGTACTGGACTTTCCTTGTTGGCATAGCGCTCTGCAACCCAGCCGTTATCCTTCTGGTGCCTTCTTAGCTTCATTCTTCGATTCTGAAACCATGTTTTTACCTGAACAGCACAAAGATTTATAAAGTTAGTATACATCCAATGATCCAATAAACACCCAATCAACTCAAGTCAGTCTTGTTAAGCAGTAATCTGACAGTAACCTCTCACCTGTTTGTATGTGAGACCTGTCATTTCAGCCACGTTCTTCATCTCAGCAGGGGTGAGGTACCTCTGCACACTGAAGCGCTGAACAAGAGTATTCATCTGACTCTCAGAGAAAGCTGCCCGCACTTTTCCTCGAGGGTTATTGACTGCGTTAGTGCTTGGCTTCTTTGGGGCAGCGTGGGGTGCATGTAAAGAGGAAGGTATGTTGGTGCAGTCATTCCCTGCAGTTACATAGGTCCCTTGTTCTTCTATGAGAGAACTGGAGACATCCTCACTGGCATCGGGGCTTCTGCTGCTCGTCTCATCGTCGAGATCTTTCTTGGCCCACGACACGGGGTCTGCCTGGGGGAGGCTTCCTTCTCTGCTGCTGCCAGAACGCCATGAATCTGTGAGAAAGAAACATGGTGATTGATGTTAGTCCAAAGGAACATTTTTTGAGTCAACACCATCATTAAAGAGATAGTGAAtactaacatttttttcagctgtacactgtaGTATCTGaacaatgataaaacacatcaatgctggtgtcatttctgacatttgacaGAAACTGATTAAAgaatctgcattttatggctttCGATTAGCTTAAGCggatctgctttgaaaaatcttttctgaaaagtgtggcttatgtgacgtagaatCCTATCATTCAGAGACTACTCTCATCCCCTCCTGCACCTGCTCTGcctcggctctgagagctccggctTTAACGCTGATGCTGGAGTCAGCGCCCCGAACAGGTAGTGCTCGGGGCCACCatggtccaccaccacactacaaGCCTCCACCTCAAAGAACTATCTGAtacagcagtgctgcaggactctgtaACTTTCTGGCAAgaggacatcactgtcactcctgcCTCATTGTTGAAAACCCTGTCCTttccccctcccccctctcagaaccaaactgctcattttttgtgaatttttgtgTCTGAAGTTGGCAGAGTTAGCTGTGAGCAGGGGATTTATTTACTCGTTAAATACAATACGAGTCCCTGCATTCAATTTAAAAACTATTGGCCTtttcataaatcaaacattttagtgtagCCTCCCCTTAAAAAtttccacagaacatgtttatgtAGGAAAAAAACTAGAGCACCGTACCCAGGTCACTCAGGatattttcaagaattttaTACACTGGCTCTAAAATAGTCTGGCCTTAAGCTCGGCACCACCTCCATAGTGAGAAATTGCAACCCAAATGATTCAAGATATATAATTTATGATGATGAATGTAGCAATTGGAACAAAGCGTGACTAAATAaacctgcacaaaaaaaaaacaacatgccTAAAAGGCAGCCATTCAAACACTTTCTCTTACCATGTCCCTAAATGTTTTTCAAGGACCTCTCAAGGTGTAAAAATTCTTTTTACAATGGACCTGGGCTTTTTAAGGAAATGTCCAATTGTTAAggacaaagatttatttttgtgtgtgtgtgtggtggggggggggggggggtgaaatGCCCAATGCACTGATTTCTGCCAttaaagaaatggcaaaatgaggATGAGCTGTCAAGTGGGTGACTTGGCAGTACAGGCCAACAACAGTATAGTTTATTTGAACACAGCAtgtaaaatagaatagaatgaatGAATTCGCCCTTAACTCTGGAGAATATTTATTAACCAGGAAATTTTCTAAAAGATTATTCAAAAAAGAACCCTATGTCCTTTTATGAAGCTTGTAAATTTGTGATTTATAACATTTTACAACCGAGTCATTTCAGATTAGACACAAACCACATGAGGTCTGTTTACTGCTTTAACACCTACACAATAATCAAATTGTATAATTTAAAGATTTGACCAAAATAAGGGGATAACGTTAAGTTCGCAGCATCTCTTAACTTTAAGGTATTAAATTTAAAACGTCgaattaaaagtttttaaattaaatcccCTAAATGATTTTCAATACTGATACAGCTTTTAATAAAACACCAACATTTAGCACACTATCTTTCTCTTCTAAGGAGGCATGGTTTAGAGCACCATTGCGATTTAGCACTGTtatcacaagaaaacaaaagacaatTTAATTTTGGCCATGTGTTACTTTTTGAACCTCCCTATTAGTCATGTCAGGTCATTGTTATCCAGAAGTAAATATCCACTTTTTATAACTTCTATTACACCATCACTTCTTTCACTCGCCTCCCTTAAATTTTGTGTGCATACAAAGATTCCCGTAATCTACCGCGAGATGTCGCCGGTTGACTTTCCTGTGGATTAGGTAGCTAACTGGCGGGAGTCACAAAAGTCTCAAAATGGAACCGAACCAGTTTTTATCCTTAAATTTGGCTGAAGATATCCTGTTTTTCGACGGCCGGCTACAAGtaagcactttttttttaataatgcagTGTCACCGGGCTTTCTGTGCTGTCTCGCGGTGAGGACGCCTGTGAAACTGTATTGCTAGTTAACCTGGTGGTATGTGATGTTAGCATGTTATCCTGGCTAGTGTAACACACCTGGTGAGGTGTGGGCCTCGGAATCACTTGTTGAATCACAGCCGACTCGCCTGGCCTCGAGTTCCTGGTCCTCGTAGACAGCTCGATGTGGTCCGCCCAGAAGCAGGCGGCTGGCCTGGGTGTCCCCGAGATAGACAACCCCCGAGCCCTGGTAGTGACAATGGGCGTTCGCAACGCGGTCCTCCGGGCTTGGAGGACTCTCCTCTGGAGACCTGGCGGTCGTGCCATAGTAGGCCTGTGTTACCCCGGTATTGTAGCTCCCCAGATCTCCAGCCTCACCCCAGGTCGCGAGGTTTCCGTGGTTTTGCTCGGGTTGGTATAAGAGGCTGTAGGCATATGCGTGGTAGGAAGGGTTGTAGTTGTAGCTGATTTGAGGCTTCCAGTCCGCCATTTTCTTGAGTCACTTTTCCGCTAGTAGAAAAGAAGAGGCGGCTGAGACAATAGGAAGTGTGatgaacacaaaaaaaagaTATGCTGGAAGCCGCAAAACCCCGGCAAACCTCTGATGGATTGCCAGCCCAGTACCAATCAACCCTCAATGGCGCGCTGCGTCAAGGAGGTGGTTTATAAAGAGGCGTGTGGGTGTGGACAGGTAGGAAGGTGGGCGTTAGGATTGAACCAGTCTGCATAGTAAACTATCAGTGGGCGGTAATCAGGGCTTCTCAATGGCCTTGGTGCTTGAATCCTATTTCGAATTTAGAGGAAAAGGCTTCTATCGCCAAACACAAATCATGCTGAAGTTGGCCGAAGCTGTATTTGTTATGATCATCTTATACAAATAGGCACTAGGTAACAATACGTTATTATTCTCTGTGCAGCTGGCTGTAGATAAAATTGAGACTGACGTGGTTTAGTTTGAGGAGTAAAAGTCTAAAAACTTAGGCTTGTACAGTCCAATTGTGTCCAATATAAGATAACTGTTGATATGAATCATCTCAAACAGTTTTACATCTGCTGACATGTTATAAAGCTGTCAGGGGTAAACTGAACAAATGAGTCAGTATTAACATATTCAGGGGGGATATTTGGAGGTGCCAGGCAAAGACCTTTCAATGTTTAGATGATAGCAATCATTAAGCTTGATCCAGGCTGCCCATGAGGTTGGGAAAAGAGGGGAAAACTTTCTGGAGCTGAGGTCCATCCCTAATTCAAGCAATTAGAATCAAATTTTGACCCAAGCACCCACCATTATATATTGAAGTGACACAAAAACTATTAAATGTCAATAT
Above is a genomic segment from Cheilinus undulatus linkage group 19, ASM1832078v1, whole genome shotgun sequence containing:
- the nanog gene encoding homeobox protein NANOG isoform X1; the protein is MADWKPQISYNYNPSYHAYAYSLLYQPEQNHGNLATWGEAGDLGSYNTGVTQAYYGTTARSPEESPPSPEDRVANAHCHYQGSGVVYLGDTQASRLLLGGPHRAVYEDQELEARRVGCDSTSDSEAHTSPDSWRSGSSREGSLPQADPVSWAKKDLDDETSSRSPDASEDVSSSLIEEQGTYVTAGNDCTNIPSSLHAPHAAPKKPSTNAVNNPRGKVRAAFSESQMNTLVQRFSVQRYLTPAEMKNVAEMTGLTYKQVKTWFQNRRMKLRRHQKDNGWVAERYANKESPVRGRGPMFHNMPPHIPPYQGETHPQIKEHCNQHMMEAAFKKTAPQNLAFYLAAMSSTAGSAGFPSWSSGSTQTGMPPRPQPNGWSMPPNVSHIEYNHSAFTSASNTGNDTGFEVKDGDSVSIRSSMMPVIVKNVSQ
- the nanog gene encoding homeobox protein NANOG isoform X2 produces the protein MARPPGLQRRVLQARRTALRTPIVTTRARGLSISGTPRPAACFWADHIELSTRTRNSRPDSWRSGSSREGSLPQADPVSWAKKDLDDETSSRSPDASEDVSSSLIEEQGTYVTAGNDCTNIPSSLHAPHAAPKKPSTNAVNNPRGKVRAAFSESQMNTLVQRFSVQRYLTPAEMKNVAEMTGLTYKQVKTWFQNRRMKLRRHQKDNGWVAERYANKESPVRGRGPMFHNMPPHIPPYQGETHPQIKEHCNQHMMEAAFKKTAPQNLAFYLAAMSSTAGSAGFPSWSSGSTQTGMPPRPQPNGWSMPPNVSHIEYNHSAFTSASNTGNDTGFEVKDGDSVSIRSSMMPVIVKNVSQ